One genomic region from Pseudomonas hormoni encodes:
- a CDS encoding family 20 glycosylhydrolase: MPTRIQNAVPASQNPGNATPGFPWTSQSPAVLHAEADGKDVYAISATTRIFISDASLRPLAIRLANGFAGAALLSTPPAIVLPGGQQPQPGDVELKLATPDTTGVPIPSKGQHETYRIDISNTVQVTAQNLDAMARALTTLHKAARAFPTLESGKVIDAPAYAERSVMIDVGRKYYSPEWIKDLLREMAWNQLNTLHLHLTDNEGVRIIFPSAPDTASPDAWSAAELKDILDTAAAYHITVIPEIETPGHMGWILLNRPAFQLKLSDGQTVSKALDFSIPAARDFLKLLVRDLLDMFPKSARIHLGADEFFLSPITQGNTLQLAKYARDESGNSNATSEDGVRHFVNDLASLVQQRGKIARVWNDGAVNRKAVIHLVKTTEIECWSLWGSARGEMNAQELVDAGYTVINAHGDYYFIIRNNWSNLIDPKHSPHGIYDAWRANHFMDKAGAATTVIPAESPCMAGAGIQAWADEPAYRTPEEVWDHLQAWLLPLGQRTWDSPHAAPDYQSLSLIARAVVHSPPEPWK; encoded by the coding sequence ATGCCAACGCGCATCCAGAACGCCGTACCTGCCTCACAAAATCCCGGCAATGCGACCCCTGGTTTTCCATGGACCAGCCAGAGTCCGGCAGTACTGCACGCTGAGGCTGATGGAAAAGATGTCTACGCCATCAGTGCCACAACGCGCATTTTCATCAGCGACGCAAGCCTTCGGCCACTGGCGATACGGTTGGCAAACGGCTTCGCTGGTGCCGCGTTACTGAGTACGCCGCCTGCAATTGTGCTGCCTGGTGGACAACAGCCCCAACCGGGTGATGTGGAATTGAAACTGGCCACTCCGGATACCACGGGTGTTCCGATCCCCAGCAAAGGACAACACGAAACCTACCGGATCGATATCTCGAACACTGTCCAGGTCACTGCGCAAAACCTCGACGCCATGGCTCGCGCCTTGACGACGTTGCATAAAGCCGCACGGGCTTTCCCCACACTGGAATCCGGAAAAGTCATCGATGCACCCGCCTATGCCGAACGCTCGGTGATGATTGATGTGGGGCGCAAATATTACAGCCCTGAATGGATCAAGGACCTGCTGCGTGAAATGGCCTGGAACCAGCTCAACACCCTGCATTTGCACCTCACTGACAATGAGGGAGTACGGATCATTTTCCCCTCCGCTCCGGATACCGCCAGCCCCGATGCCTGGAGTGCTGCCGAACTCAAGGACATCCTCGACACCGCTGCCGCCTATCACATTACCGTCATCCCCGAGATTGAAACACCCGGGCATATGGGCTGGATTCTGCTCAACCGGCCGGCGTTTCAACTCAAGCTCAGTGATGGTCAGACTGTGTCGAAAGCACTCGACTTCAGCATCCCGGCCGCTCGCGACTTTCTCAAGTTGCTCGTCAGGGATCTGCTCGATATGTTTCCGAAAAGCGCTCGTATTCACCTGGGCGCCGACGAGTTCTTTCTCAGCCCGATCACCCAGGGCAACACACTACAACTGGCCAAATACGCTCGCGATGAATCCGGCAATTCGAATGCCACATCCGAGGATGGCGTCAGACACTTCGTCAATGACCTGGCATCACTCGTCCAGCAGAGAGGCAAGATTGCGCGAGTCTGGAACGATGGCGCAGTTAACCGAAAAGCGGTTATTCATCTGGTTAAAACAACAGAAATCGAATGCTGGAGCCTTTGGGGTTCTGCTCGCGGTGAAATGAATGCGCAGGAACTGGTCGATGCCGGCTATACGGTAATAAACGCCCACGGCGATTATTACTTCATCATTCGCAACAACTGGAGCAACCTCATCGATCCCAAACACTCGCCTCACGGTATTTACGATGCCTGGCGAGCCAACCACTTCATGGACAAGGCAGGAGCCGCAACAACGGTGATTCCCGCAGAAAGTCCTTGTATGGCGGGCGCAGGGATTCAGGCCTGGGCCGATGAGCCCGCTTATCGCACCCCTGAAGAGGTCTGGGACCACCTTCAAGCATGGCTGTTGCCAT